AATCGACGGGATCGATGATGAAATAGCCCTGTCTCTCGAACTGGTATCGGCTTCCCGCCGGGGCCGAGGCCAACCCGGGTTCGACACGGCATGATTTCACGACTTCGAGCGAATTCGGATTCAGATACGACTTGAAATCATATCCCTCCCTTTCCTCGGCAGGATCCACCACAGTGAAAAGGGTATCGTACAGGCGGACTTCAGCCTCAATCGCGTGAGCCGCAGAGACCCAATGGAGGGTCGCCTTCACCTTCCGTCCGTCAGGAGAGTCGCCCCCCCGCGTTTTCGGGTCGTACGTGCAGTGCAGTTCGATCACCTCTCCGGTCTTTTCATCCTTGACCACCCGGGTACAGGTGATGAAATAGGCATACCGGAGCCGCACTTCACGCCCCGGCGCGAGGCGGAAGAACCCCTTCGGCGGGTCTTCACGGAAGTCATCCTGCTCGATATAGAGCACACGGGAAAAGAGGACCTTCCGCGTCCCCATGCCGGGATCTTCGGGATTGTTCACCGCCTCCATCTCTTCGACGAGGTCCTCGGGATAATTGTCGATGACGACCTTCAGGGGCCGCAGCACAGCCATGACACGGGGAGCCCGCTTGTTTAAGTCTTCGCGGACGCAGTATTCGAGGAGGGCCATATCGACCACGCTGTCCCTCTTCGCGACGCCGATGCGATCGCAGAAGTTGCGGATCGCCTCGGGCGTGTAGCCCCGCCTCCGGATGCCCGCTATCGTCGGCATACGAGGATCGTCCCATCCAGCGACATGCCCCTCCTGCACGAGCTGAATGAGCTTCCGTTTGCTCAGCACCGTATGGCTGAGATTGAGCCGGGCAAACTCGATCTGCTGCGGGTGATAGACCTTCAGCTCGTCGAGGAACCAGTCATAGAGAGGGCGATGGTCTTCGAATTCGAGCGTGCAGACCGAATGGGTGACCCCCTCTATCGAGTCGCAGAGGCCGTGAGTCCAGTCATACATGGGATAGATGCACCAGGCGCTTCCGGTACGGTGATGTTCCGCGTGCAGGATGCGATACATCACCGGGTCCCGCATATTCATGTTCCCCGAGGTCATGTCGATCTTTGCCCTCAGCGTTCGCGTACCGTCGGGGAATTCACCCCTCTTCATTCGCTCGAAGAGATCAAGATTCTCTTCACCCGAGCGATTCCGGTATGGACTCTCCCTACCGGGAGAGGTCAGCGTTCCCCGATATTCCCTGATCTCGTCCGCGCTGAGGTCACAAACGTAGGCCTTGCCGCCTTTGATTAACTGTACGGCATGCCGGCAGATCTGCTCAAAATAGTCCGACGCGTAATACTCCCGTCCGTCCCAATCGAATCCGAGCCACCGGACATCTTCCTTTATCGACTCGACGTATTCCACTTCCTCTTTCGTCGGATTCGTGTCATCGAATCTGAGGTTACAGAGGCCCCCAAACTCTTCCGCTATGCCGAAATTGAGGCAGATCGATTTCGCGTGCCCGATGTGGAGATACCCGTTCGGTTCGGGCGGAAAGCGCGTATGAACGCGGCCGCCCCATTTGTTCGTCTCCATGTCTCCGGCGATGATCTCCCGGATGAAATCAGACGACCGCGCTGAACTGTCTATCGCCACAAGTGCCTCTCCTTCTTTCTCGATATCTTATATTTTAGCATGGCCGAGCCCCCTAATCGGTTCCTATCGTCTGTATCGCCTTCTCGATCCTTCTCAGGGTCTTCTCTTTTCCGATAATCTCGATCACTTCGAAGATCCCCGGGCTTTCCGTGCCGCCCGTAACAGCGACGCGCACAGGCTGGGCGAGGTTGCCGAGCTTAATGTTGTGCCTTTCGATGATTGACCTGAAGACCTTCTCGATCTCCGCCACGGAAAAGACCGGGAGCACATTCAGCCCTTCCTTCAACTCCGTGAGGAGGGGGAGGCTCTTGGCGTTGAGGAACTTCACCCTCGCCTTCTCCTGATATTCGACTTCTTCGGCCAGGTAGTAACGGAGCATCTCGGCAAGCTCGATGAGGGTCTTTGCCCGCTCCTTCAGGGTCGCGACGGCCTTCCCGAGCCACTCCCTGTCGATCAGCATATTCTCGGGGATGATCCTTCCCCCGGAGAGAAAGGGAAGGACGAGTTCGGCGAGTTTCTCCGACGAGGAGTTCATCATATACTGACTGTTGAGCCATATCAGTTTCTCGGGGTTAAATACGGCAGAAGATTTTCCGAGATTCTCGAAGGAAAAATATTGTATCAGTTCCTCTCTCGTGAATACCTCCTGGTCTCCGTAGGACCACCCGAGGCGGACCAGGTAATTCACGAGGGCCTCGGGGAGATACCCCATCTCCCGGTATGCCATGACCGAAGTCGCGCCGTGTCGCTTGCTGAGCCGCGCCTTGTCCGCGCCGAGTATCATCGGAAGGTGCGCGAAATGAGGGACATCGTACCCCAGGGCCTTATAGATATGGAGCTGTTTCGGCGTGTTGTTCAGATGGTCGTCGCCCCGTATGACATGGGTGATCTTCATATCCACATCATCGACGACGACCACGAAATTATATGTCGGCGTGCCGTCGGACCTCATGATGATCAGGTCGTCAAGCTGGCTGTTCTCGAAGACTACCGTACCCTTGATGAGGTCGTTCACAATAGTCTCGCCCTCCTGAGGCATCCTGAACCTCGTCGCAGGGGTGCGGCCCGGGACCGGCTCCTTCAGGTCACGGCAGCGTCCATCGTACTTTGGCGACCTGCCTTCTGCCAACGCGGCCTGCCTCCTCTCTTCGAGCTCTTCGGGCGTGCAGTAACAATTGTATGCTTTGCCTTCCCCGACGAGTCTCTCCACATAGCTCCGGTAAATATCGAAGCGGTCGGTCTGCCTGAAGGGCCCCTCGTCCCAGTCGAGGCCGAGCCATTTCATGCCCTCTATGATCGCCTCGATATACTCGTCAGTGGAACGGCTCCTGTCGGTGTCTTCGATCCTCAGAATGAAGGTGCCCCCCTCATGTCGCGCATAGAGCCAATTGAAGAGGGCCGTCCTCGCCCCTCCGATATGGAGATGGCCCGTAGGGCTCGGGGCAAAACGAACTCGAACCATTATCTATCCTCCTGCAGTCTCAATGAAACAAAAGACGGACACTAAAATGTGGATTACAAGAATTCCGAGAGTCACTCTCCCACGTCTATTTTATGGCAAACCGGCCTTAAATTCCATCCTCAGGAACCTCTTCGTTTCACCGGTCACCCTGAACCGTTCGTCTCCCCTGTGGCCCGCTATCCAGACGATCTCTCTTCCTGATACGACGACCGGCACAGAATCCCTCTCGTCCCTCGGTACCTTCTCATCCACAAAGAAGTCCTGGAGTTTCTTCTTCTTTCCGAATCCGAGGGGGTAGAAGAAATCGCCTCTCTCCCGTGGCCGGACGGTGAGAACCGCTCCGGTCTTGTCCGCATCGAACAGGGCGGTTGTCCTTCCGTCTCCGAAATCTTCGCAACCCTCCAGGATTGCCGCCCGAAGCACCGCCCCGGTCTCATGCAAGACAACCTCGCCCGGTATCGGAAGCGCAACGGTTCCCAACTGCCGAGGGGGTTCCGACGTTATCACGAGAGTCGAGTAATTCTTTATGACCCTCAGCCCCTTCGGGAGATAGAGCCTGTCGCCATGCAGCCCCCGCTTTATCAAATCGATGATAGCTTCGATATGCACGAACTCCATTCCCCGGAGCTCCCTCGTCTCTTCGATCGCCCTTCTCAAGAGCCTCCTGAGGACGACCTTTTCTATCGTCTCCATCGGGGTGAGGAAGAGTTCGATGCGGAAGTCCGTCTTCCTCGATATCAGCCTCATCAGGGTCTTCGTGACGATGATCTCGAGGTACGCCTCTTCCTCCCGAAGGATCTCCATCGTCCTCGCTACGGTCGGGATTACGTGCCGGTTTATCTTTTTTATCTCAGGGATGATCGATAGCCTGATTCTGTTCCTCAGGTAGTCTTCCGTGAGATTCGATGAGTCGACGATGAAACCGATTCCCTGTTCTTCGAGGAACTCCTCTATATCGTTCCGCTCTGTCTCTATGAGCGGCCTGATGATCCTTTTCCTCACCGGTGGTATCCCCGAAAGACCCTTGGTACCCGAGCCACGGAAGACCCTCATGAGAAAGGTTTCGAGCTGATCATCTGCCGTATGGCCCAGGGCTACCCTGCCGGCCCCTACTGCAGAGGCGACCTCATCAAACGTTTTGTATCTCAGGTCACGTGCGGCCTCCTGCTTGCTCAGTCCATGCTCTCTCGCATAGCTCAGCACGTCAATCGATTCTGTCCGAAAGGGAACGGACAGCCGCTGACAGAGGTTCTTGCAGAACAATATCTCATCGGGTGTTTCCGAAGGTCGTAATCCGTGGTCTATATAAAGCGCATAGAGTTTCAGACCGTATTCTTCGTTGATCTCGTGCAGCGCGGTGAGAAGACAGACGGAATCTGGCCCACCCGAGAGGCCGACAAGGATGCTCTCTCCTCCCGAGAGCATACAGTGTTTCCTAATCGTTTCCTTGACCTTATCGAGGAATGTACGGTGTCTCTGTTCCATCACAACAGGTAATATAGCACCAAGTCATCGAATTCTTCAACGATTTCAAGGCATTATCAGCTAACTTCCAAATTCCATTTTGTTGACTAATACTTCAGTACTCTCTATAATCAACGAAAATGGGCCTCGCAGCAGAAAAGATAATGTTCTGAGTCAATAATAAATGAAAACGGAAAATAAGAAAAATTACCTCGTTGCCTTGCTTTGGCTTGGGTCCGGGTATTTGTGCTGGTTATCAGGAACTTATTTATTAAGGTATGAACGATCTAATTTATACTTGCCGCTTTCTGAATATATTCACACAAAATTTAACTCACCTTTTATTTCGAGTATCACTACTTTCATACTTTTATACATGGCAGAGTTCATTCTTATTTTTATTGC
This is a stretch of genomic DNA from Thermodesulfovibrionales bacterium. It encodes these proteins:
- a CDS encoding glutamine--tRNA ligase/YqeY domain fusion protein encodes the protein MAIDSSARSSDFIREIIAGDMETNKWGGRVHTRFPPEPNGYLHIGHAKSICLNFGIAEEFGGLCNLRFDDTNPTKEEVEYVESIKEDVRWLGFDWDGREYYASDYFEQICRHAVQLIKGGKAYVCDLSADEIREYRGTLTSPGRESPYRNRSGEENLDLFERMKRGEFPDGTRTLRAKIDMTSGNMNMRDPVMYRILHAEHHRTGSAWCIYPMYDWTHGLCDSIEGVTHSVCTLEFEDHRPLYDWFLDELKVYHPQQIEFARLNLSHTVLSKRKLIQLVQEGHVAGWDDPRMPTIAGIRRRGYTPEAIRNFCDRIGVAKRDSVVDMALLEYCVREDLNKRAPRVMAVLRPLKVVIDNYPEDLVEEMEAVNNPEDPGMGTRKVLFSRVLYIEQDDFREDPPKGFFRLAPGREVRLRYAYFITCTRVVKDEKTGEVIELHCTYDPKTRGGDSPDGRKVKATLHWVSAAHAIEAEVRLYDTLFTVVDPAEEREGYDFKSYLNPNSLEVVKSCRVEPGLASAPAGSRYQFERQGYFIIDPVDSSGGRLVFNRTVTLKDTWAKIEKSQK
- the tilS gene encoding tRNA lysidine(34) synthetase TilS, encoding MEQRHRTFLDKVKETIRKHCMLSGGESILVGLSGGPDSVCLLTALHEINEEYGLKLYALYIDHGLRPSETPDEILFCKNLCQRLSVPFRTESIDVLSYAREHGLSKQEAARDLRYKTFDEVASAVGAGRVALGHTADDQLETFLMRVFRGSGTKGLSGIPPVRKRIIRPLIETERNDIEEFLEEQGIGFIVDSSNLTEDYLRNRIRLSIIPEIKKINRHVIPTVARTMEILREEEAYLEIIVTKTLMRLISRKTDFRIELFLTPMETIEKVVLRRLLRRAIEETRELRGMEFVHIEAIIDLIKRGLHGDRLYLPKGLRVIKNYSTLVITSEPPRQLGTVALPIPGEVVLHETGAVLRAAILEGCEDFGDGRTTALFDADKTGAVLTVRPRERGDFFYPLGFGKKKKLQDFFVDEKVPRDERDSVPVVVSGREIVWIAGHRGDERFRVTGETKRFLRMEFKAGLP
- the gltX gene encoding glutamate--tRNA ligase; translated protein: MVRVRFAPSPTGHLHIGGARTALFNWLYARHEGGTFILRIEDTDRSRSTDEYIEAIIEGMKWLGLDWDEGPFRQTDRFDIYRSYVERLVGEGKAYNCYCTPEELEERRQAALAEGRSPKYDGRCRDLKEPVPGRTPATRFRMPQEGETIVNDLIKGTVVFENSQLDDLIIMRSDGTPTYNFVVVVDDVDMKITHVIRGDDHLNNTPKQLHIYKALGYDVPHFAHLPMILGADKARLSKRHGATSVMAYREMGYLPEALVNYLVRLGWSYGDQEVFTREELIQYFSFENLGKSSAVFNPEKLIWLNSQYMMNSSSEKLAELVLPFLSGGRIIPENMLIDREWLGKAVATLKERAKTLIELAEMLRYYLAEEVEYQEKARVKFLNAKSLPLLTELKEGLNVLPVFSVAEIEKVFRSIIERHNIKLGNLAQPVRVAVTGGTESPGIFEVIEIIGKEKTLRRIEKAIQTIGTD